Genomic window (Thermoplasmata archaeon):
GTGGGAAATCTTCTGGTAGAGATAGTGACTCCCGCGGCCGTGGCCGCCGCGGTTGAGGTCCAGCGCGAGCTGCAGGTCCGGGAGGATGTCGCGAACCGTCTTCGGCGACAGTCGGTGGACCGAGCGCGCTACGAGACCGATCTGGCCCATCGGCGCTACCTTCTCGTCGATCCGGAGAACCGCCTGGTGGCCTCCACCTTGGAGAAGGTGTGGAACGAGAAGCTCCAGGCGCTTTCCCGCGTCGAAGCGGATTGCGAGGCGGCTGGGGCCAGTGCGAAGTCCGAGATGACTCGGGAGCAACAGACGGCTCTTCAGGCTCTGCCCAAGGGCTTCGCAGCGCTCTGGCGGGACCCCCGCACTCCCTATCGGGAAAAGAAACGCATGGCGCGGTTGATCATCGAGGATGTAACCCTGGTCGGTTCACCGAGCCTCCCTATCATGTCGGTGCATGTCCGGTTGAAAGGAGGCGTCACCCGGACTCTCTCGGTCCCGAGGCCCCTCAACCAGAAGGAGCGTATGACGCCCATTGAAATAGTGCGTCAAATCCAGGAGTTGGCACCGAGTCACGGCGATGCCCAGACCGCGCAAGTGCTCAACCAACGTGGACTCCTGACCTCGACTCGAAGACGGTTCACACTGTCCGCCGTGAGGTGGATCCGTGCGGCTCACGGGATCCCGGGGCGTTCCGGTGGGAGGAGCCGCCCCCGAGGAAGAAGTGGTGCCTTCATCGCCACCCCGGTCGCCCCGGGTTGGCCTGGAGTAGTCTGATGCAGTGGGTTGGCTCGTCGCCCATGCGCGGCCTGCCTGTGGGCTCGCGGTGGTGTCGGCGCTCACGGCGCGAGTTCGTCGCGTTCGCGCTTCCGGCGTTAGAGAGCAGACAGCCCTCGACGTCCAAAATGGTCGCCCAGTTTTCCTTTTGTGGTGGTGGCCGCCCCTCGTGTTGACCGGGGCCC
Coding sequences:
- a CDS encoding recombinase zinc beta ribbon domain-containing protein, whose product is MLLQSNCPRQPQRSRGPAREGPALLQGLIICGLCGRFMTINYQRPSRGLVPIYTCDAEHIERGRPVYQRTNGEAIDAAVGNLLVEIVTPAAVAAAVEVQRELQVREDVANRLRRQSVDRARYETDLAHRRYLLVDPENRLVASTLEKVWNEKLQALSRVEADCEAAGASAKSEMTREQQTALQALPKGFAALWRDPRTPYREKKRMARLIIEDVTLVGSPSLPIMSVHVRLKGGVTRTLSVPRPLNQKERMTPIEIVRQIQELAPSHGDAQTAQVLNQRGLLTSTRRRFTLSAVRWIRAAHGIPGRSGGRSRPRGRSGAFIATPVAPGWPGVV